One Armatimonadota bacterium genomic window carries:
- a CDS encoding HlyD family efflux transporter periplasmic adaptor subunit, whose translation MKKFAPLIIIAVVTIGGYFIDQSRRARDSQVSGFFETQPIRVASRVGGRVAKILVKEGDEAKTGQTLIELEADPNVASKDALAANAQQLEEQYQKIAAGSRPEEIERQAAAVDQARAALEKLKNGALPEEKQQARDRAAQAKSQYDKALHGSRPEEVRQARAVMNQALAKYQQAQRGLTQEERAQLQARLDAARTAESLAKKELDRYTKLQSEGAASVQVLQAKQAAHDQAVSQRRDAEEAVRRANLGTPKEELEQAHQAYLQAKAQFDMVQAGPRAEDIAAAKKEYDAAQSQLDLVLRGARVEDIAAAKARLDAESATLALLKAGNRKEDIAAAKAAWQAAQAQLVSSEAVVGERKIIAPKGGLIERIDIADGDLVAAGAPVVEMSDPDDIWIRVYLPEAQLAKVKVGDDATLLIDGIADPLEATVDAISHQGEFTPANLQTPNERGKQVFGIRLRLKKADPRVRAGMYATAKRIGQWP comes from the coding sequence CGCGAGTCGGCGGACGAGTGGCGAAGATTCTGGTGAAGGAAGGGGATGAGGCGAAGACGGGCCAAACCTTGATCGAGTTAGAAGCCGACCCTAACGTGGCCAGTAAAGACGCCCTGGCCGCCAACGCTCAGCAACTGGAGGAGCAGTACCAGAAGATCGCGGCGGGGAGCCGACCAGAAGAGATCGAGCGACAGGCGGCGGCGGTGGACCAGGCGAGAGCGGCGCTGGAGAAGCTTAAGAACGGCGCGCTGCCTGAGGAAAAGCAGCAGGCGAGAGACCGAGCGGCGCAAGCCAAGAGCCAATACGACAAGGCTCTGCATGGCAGTCGTCCCGAAGAGGTTCGGCAGGCGCGGGCCGTCATGAATCAGGCTCTGGCCAAGTACCAGCAGGCCCAGCGTGGACTGACACAAGAGGAACGAGCCCAGCTTCAGGCGAGACTCGACGCGGCCAGAACGGCGGAGAGCCTTGCGAAGAAGGAACTCGATCGGTACACGAAACTCCAATCGGAGGGGGCAGCTTCGGTGCAGGTTTTGCAGGCCAAGCAAGCGGCACACGATCAGGCGGTTAGCCAGCGTCGGGATGCGGAAGAGGCGGTGCGGCGTGCCAATCTAGGCACTCCGAAAGAGGAGCTTGAGCAAGCGCATCAGGCCTATCTGCAAGCCAAGGCGCAGTTCGACATGGTGCAAGCCGGGCCGAGGGCCGAGGACATCGCGGCAGCCAAGAAGGAATATGACGCGGCGCAGTCGCAACTGGACCTGGTCCTCCGAGGAGCAAGAGTCGAGGACATCGCGGCGGCCAAGGCAAGACTGGATGCCGAGTCGGCGACGCTGGCTCTGCTGAAGGCGGGTAACCGGAAGGAAGACATCGCGGCGGCAAAGGCGGCTTGGCAAGCGGCTCAAGCTCAGTTGGTCAGTAGCGAGGCGGTTGTGGGCGAGCGGAAGATCATCGCACCGAAAGGCGGATTGATCGAGCGAATCGACATTGCCGACGGCGATTTGGTCGCGGCGGGAGCTCCGGTCGTTGAGATGAGTGACCCCGACGACATCTGGATCCGCGTGTACCTGCCCGAAGCTCAATTGGCCAAAGTCAAAGTTGGCGACGATGCAACGCTCTTGATCGATGGCATCGCCGATCCGCTTGAAGCGACAGTGGACGCCATCTCGCACCAAGGCGAGTTCACACCCGCCAATCTTCAGACTCCAAACGAGCGTGGCAAGCAGGTCTTTGGTATTCGTCTTCGGCTGAAGAAAGCCGATCCACGAGTGCGAGCCGGCATGTACGCCACCGCGAAAAGGATCGGGCAATGGCCATAG